Within the Opitutaceae bacterium TAV5 genome, the region ATGTCGCGCCCGGAAAACTCCAGGTTGCGCCACTCCGCCGGCACCTCGAACCGGAACGCCCCCAGCGGCGCTCCGACAATCGCGTAGTTGATCATCGTGCTCGCGCTCACCATGCCCTCGCGCACGGCGAACAGATGCAGCGCCTCGCAGTTCACCGCCATGTCGAGCCGCTCGATTGTCATCGACGCGCTCCATGCCGCCTCCCGCAGCCGGAAGGCCTGCTGAAGCCCGGCCGTCTTTTTCGGGAAAAAGGCGGTGGCGATCTCGACGATGCCCGTCGTCTCGCCCGAAGGTGTCACGCGCAGCCCCGCCGCCGCCGTCACACCGACGAAACCTCGCATCGATTTCGCGTCCGGAAACGTCAGCGGCTCCAGCGACCACGCCGAAAAATCCGCCGCCCGGTCGCGCTCCAGCCGGCAGCGCAAGAGACTGCGTCCGGACACCGGTTGGGCAAACACCACCTTCAACTCGCGCCGCCCGTCATGCGGTTCGCCGACACTCCATTCGATACCGCTCCCGCCGGCGCCCTCGCCGCCATCGCCGCGAAGGCTGCTCACCGTATAACCCGCGGGGATACCGATCAAAAATTCGCGCAGCGGCGCCTCGCGCACATCCAGCTCGATGTCGGCCCCGATCGTCAGGTCGCTGTCGCCCACGTCGTAAATCACCACCGCCGACACGCCCGTCTCCGGCAGGATGTTGTCGGCCCGGATGTCCATCGACGTCCCCGCATCGGAAATCCGGTAAACGAATTGCTGCGCGCCCGCGTCGTCGCCGGCCGCCTTTTTCGGAAACACCGCCGGAGCCACCTGCGTCAGCCCCGCCCGCGGCGACGTCTCCAGCCGAACTGCGCCTGCATTCGTCACGCGGACGTACCCGCTGTGCCGCACACCGCCAAGCGGCGCCAGCGCCAGCGGTGACACGTTGGCCGGGAAATCCCCGAGCGGAGTCTGCGAGTCGATCGTCACCGTGTAGTCTCCCCCGCCCTGCGCCTGCGCGAGGCGGACGACGAGCACGCGCGGTGTGGCAGGGGCTTCCGGTCCCGGCCTCTGAAAATCCGCCGCCATCTCCGCGTCCGTCACCTCCCATGAAAGCACATTGGACCCCGTCACCCGCAGGATTTCCCCTTCGCCCGCCAACGCCAGCCGCAACGTATCCAGTTTTCCCTGCAACACCTTCCAGGTGTAGACGCCCGATTGTCGCAACAGCCCCGGCCCCACGACGATTTCCGACACTTCCGACGTCGAATAAAACAGGCGTCCGTCGGCCTCCTCGCGCGTCGTCAGCCACGAGAACGCCACGCCGCCATCGGCGGCGAGACGCCCCGTAAACCGTCCGCCGGCCTCGGGTTCGAAGGGCGGCATTTCGCCGGTTGCGAATTTTGTTCCGCCGGGGAATCCCCCGACCGACAATCTCGCGATGCGCGCCGCCGGCAGCGCGAACCGGACACTCCGCCAGTCGCCCGAATCATCCACGCGGGCGTCGAATTCCAGCCGCACCGGAAACGTGCCGGCTTTCGGGAAAACGAGTTCGTAGCCGACATTTTTTCCGGTGCGGGTGTTACCGTGGACACGAACGAAAAAGTTTGCCGATTCGACCGCCGTGCGCAGCGCCGCGCCGCCGCCGAGCAACGGCAATGTTGCTCCGTCGAACCGGGCGTGCACCTCGCCTTCGAGCACGAAACCGAAACGTCTCTCTTTTTCCGTGAAATCGCCGGTTACGGACAATTTTTCCCATATGGCGGTGTCCCCGGAACGTGTAATGGACAGCAAACACGAGGCGTCCCGCTCGATCAGGAAACGCATCTCGTTCTCCGGCGCCGCCCCGCCTGCCACATTCTTCGTATCGACGCGCGCGAGTCCGTGAACGGATGATGGCTTCACCGACAGAAGTCCGTCCCAGGAAATCCGCAACGTGCCTTCGAATGCACCGGATTCGCCGGACGCCGAAAGCACGGGCACCGAAGTCCCCCAAATTCCGGAATTCTGCGGCGTGCGCATCCATCGGGAAAAGAAGACCCCCATCTCCGTTTTCTCACCTTTTTTCAGAGGCGTGTTCAGGCGCACGTCGAGAAATGTCACCGCCCCCTTGTTTGCCTGCCGCAGCGCCCAGTCGCGGACGTTTCCGCCTTCGACCCGGACGTGCTCAAACGTATCCGCAAGTTTTTGCGAAATACGCAATGACAGCGTATCCGCTTCGCCACTCAGGACCGTCGCCTTGATCGAAGCGTACGAGGAGAGGCGCGAGGGTTCGATTTCCGCCTTTTGTTCGACCCGGATGGAAACGATCGCCGGCGCTTTTGCGGCATCGCCCGGAATCGTGGCGTGCAGCGAGATCTGCGCCGCGTCGGTGGACGCTGCGGATCGGGAATTGACGGACGCCGCGACAGCCGGCGGCATCACGGACAATGCGAGGAGGAGGGTGAGGTGTTTCATGGTAAAAATAGAGGAGCGGCGGCATTCCGGCCGCTGCCCGGTCGGCCGACTCAGGGCTCCGGGCGTGTCGAGGGGCGACGGGGCCGCAACGTCCAGGAAAACAGTGCGGGTTTCCTCTCCCGTGGATGGCGGGAAGGGGGGCTCCCCCTTTGAGGGCGTTCCCCGGATGGGCGACGCTACGCGTCGTCGCAGCGGGATTGGCAGAAAAATGCCGCCGCTCCTTCCTGCGCCACGGGCGTTTTCGTCGAGGATCTTCATCGCTCCAGTCTCGCCGCCTCCTCCAGCAGGGTGAGCAACTGCCTGTTCGCCGGAAACGCACCGTGCGCCGCCAGCACCTGGCGCAGGCCGGTCGCAAGCGCGGGCAGCGATACCGCCTGCGCGTTGGGGTCGCCCGCGAGCGTTTCGGCAAAAAGCGCCGCCGTCGCGGCCAGACGCACGCCCGGAGCCGCCTGATCGAAAGCGGGCGCAGCGGGATCGTACGGGATGCTCCACTCGCTCTCGTGGTATTCTCCGGTGGCCGGATCCTGATAACGCACCCGCGCCACGCCGAGTTCGCCCATGCCGCCGTCGGCATCGGATCTGGCTTCAACCGTGTAGACGGCGGTGCCGCTCTCCGCCGCGCCGAGTTCGGCGGCGGCCACGGTGTTGTCACGAAATTCCTCTTTCCGAAGCAGATGTTTTTCGTAACCGAGCAATCGATACACACCGACGCGGGCGGGGTTGAATTCGATCTGCACTTTCACGTTTTGCGCGGCCACCTGGAGCGCGCCGGCGAGTTTTCCGGCAAAATCGTCCCGGGCGTCGGCAGGATTGTTGAGCCATGCGTAGCGTCCGTATCCGGCGCGGGCGAGGGTTTCGAGCATGGCGTCGTTGTAGCCATCGAAACCGATGCCGTAGCAATCGATGCCGATGCCGGTCTTTTTGTATTTTTCGACGATAGCGGCAAGGGTCTCCGGATTGGCGTCGCCGAGATTGGCGGCGCCGTCGGTGAGGAGGACGACACGGTTGAGCGAGCCGGCGGCGCGCGTGGCTGCGTTTTTCGAGCAAGCCTCGGCAAGCGCGCGTTCGAGGTTGGTGCCGCCTTCGGGCGGGATGCCGTCGCGGGCGATGCGGCGCAACATTTCGGCGGCGGCAGGGCCGCTGGCGGCGTCGATGTAGAGAGTGGGGCGGAGCGCGAAACCGAGGAGGCTCACGGTGTCGCCGGGGCGGAGGGCGTCGGCGAGGGCGTTGAGGGCGACGGCCACGGTTTCCTGACGATCGACGCGCTCCATCGAGCCCGAGGTATCGAGAAGCAGCGTGAGGTTGAGCGGCTGGCGCGAGGAACGTCCGGCGCTGGCCGTCTGCACGCTGAGACGGAGGAGATTGCGGTTGTGCGCGAAAGGGTGGCGCGCCTGTTCCTGCGTGAGCGCGACGGCCTGGCCGTCGGCGGGCGGCGGGTCGTTGAAGGCGAGCGCGTTGACGAACTCCTCGGGGCGGATGCGCGTGGAGTCGGGCCACTGTCCGCGCCGCAACGCCTCCGCCGCGAGCCGGAAGGAGGCGTCGCTGACATTGAGCGAGAAAGTGCTGAAGGGGGTTTCAGCGGCAAGGGTTTCCTCCCGCATTCGCATCTTCGCCGGTTTGTCCGAATACACCGGGACGCCGAATGCGTCTGCATCCGTCCTGATACCCGCAACCGACTCGTTTTTCGCGAGTGAAGACCCGGCACTCGGCGCGAATGCATCCGGTTTCGATTTGAGCGAGGCTTCGGCGGATGCCGCGAAACCGGTTGAAGACGTGGACATAAGTCCGGAAAGAACGTTTTCCGACAGGGGCGGGGTTTTCTGTTCTGCGCCCTTGTAGTCGTAGTAGTCCATCTGTACGCGCGGGGCGGCAGGGGTGGCGGCAGCAGCTATCCTCTCCGTTGTTCCGCCACGGTAAGCATCCGCGGGTTGCAGACTGGACCCGTCGTTCATCGGGATCGCAACGCGAGCCAGGCTGTCGCCAGACATTCGGGTACGTACCCCGAAGACAGAACGAGCTTCTGATACAGGCACGGGGGTGGTCGGAGCCTGCGCAGGAATCGGAAGGGGTGCGGACACCGGAGCTGGGTGGAGGAAAACTTTGGCTGGTGACGCCGGGGCTCGCCGCTCATCGGCAACCCGCAAGGCGTTGAACGTGTCGAATCCGACCCCGGGTGATGACCCGACCGCGCTATTCGCGACCATGCTGCCGACCGCGACGGTGGCTCCGGCAGAGTTGTTTTCCCGGATGGCATTACGGATGGATGCCGGGCCAGATGCGTCCGGGCCGCGGAGTTCCAAGGTGCCTGCCGCCGGAAAAGCGATCTCCGGGAGAGCAAGTCGCCCGGAAACCGCCGGCGCGTTGGCGGCGGCCGACGTGTCAGGGAGAATGCTCGCGGGATCAGCAACGATCACCTCGGGAGCTTCGGGCGCGGCATACCTGACCGTGGAGACTGCGGAGGCCGTGACACGGGAGCGGTTCAGCGCGGAAAAAACTCCGGTCGCAAGCAGCCCCAGCAGCAATGCTGCGCAGGCGGCGAAAGCGGGAATGTTTTTACGAATCAGGGCTGGCCATGGAATGCTGTTGGCGGATGCAGGCTGGGCGGTGGCGCCACTTCCGGCAGCCGCCAGGGTTTCCAGCAGCTTCGTGCGGCGGGCGGCGTCGAGGTGCAGAGCGGCGGTGCCCGGGCCGGCGAGAATGGCGTCCGGTCGCACGGCGTCGCGGAGGAGCGGAAGAGTGGCTGAAACGAGTTCGTCGCGCCAGGCGCGCAAAGCAGGATCGGAGGCGAGGAGTTGCTCGACGGCTTCGATCTCGGCGGGCGGAGCCTCGCCCAGAACGACGGCCAGCACGCGGGCTTCGCGTTCGTCGGCCCCGGCGGTGTCGCGGGTGGCGTCGTCGGCAGTGTGGTTGTCGTTGTTCATGGCGTTTCGGTGGCGGGCGCGCCGGCAGGGGCGGCGGCTGCGGGAAGAGTGGATCGGGGAACGGCCGGCGCAGGATTGTCGCCGGCGTGGCGAAAGGTGGCCGCGAGGCGGCGGATCGCGT harbors:
- a CDS encoding von Willebrand factor A, whose protein sequence is MNNDNHTADDATRDTAGADEREARVLAVVLGEAPPAEIEAVEQLLASDPALRAWRDELVSATLPLLRDAVRPDAILAGPGTAALHLDAARRTKLLETLAAAGSGATAQPASANSIPWPALIRKNIPAFAACAALLLGLLATGVFSALNRSRVTASAVSTVRYAAPEAPEVIVADPASILPDTSAAANAPAVSGRLALPEIAFPAAGTLELRGPDASGPASIRNAIRENNSAGATVAVGSMVANSAVGSSPGVGFDTFNALRVADERRAPASPAKVFLHPAPVSAPLPIPAQAPTTPVPVSEARSVFGVRTRMSGDSLARVAIPMNDGSSLQPADAYRGGTTERIAAAATPAAPRVQMDYYDYKGAEQKTPPLSENVLSGLMSTSSTGFAASAEASLKSKPDAFAPSAGSSLAKNESVAGIRTDADAFGVPVYSDKPAKMRMREETLAAETPFSTFSLNVSDASFRLAAEALRRGQWPDSTRIRPEEFVNALAFNDPPPADGQAVALTQEQARHPFAHNRNLLRLSVQTASAGRSSRQPLNLTLLLDTSGSMERVDRQETVAVALNALADALRPGDTVSLLGFALRPTLYIDAASGPAAAEMLRRIARDGIPPEGGTNLERALAEACSKNAATRAAGSLNRVVLLTDGAANLGDANPETLAAIVEKYKKTGIGIDCYGIGFDGYNDAMLETLARAGYGRYAWLNNPADARDDFAGKLAGALQVAAQNVKVQIEFNPARVGVYRLLGYEKHLLRKEEFRDNTVAAAELGAAESGTAVYTVEARSDADGGMGELGVARVRYQDPATGEYHESEWSIPYDPAAPAFDQAAPGVRLAATAALFAETLAGDPNAQAVSLPALATGLRQVLAAHGAFPANRQLLTLLEEAARLER